From one Bacillus sp. FJAT-42376 genomic stretch:
- a CDS encoding DUF779 domain-containing protein — MADRVTATEPAIALIKKLTERHGPIMFHQSGGCCDGSSPMCYPEGDLLIGSQDVLLGEIGGSPFYIHKKQYEYWKHTQVIIDVVDGRGGMFSLEGVEGVRFLSRSRPFTAEEIRELNAEEEAGRR; from the coding sequence ATGGCCGACCGCGTCACTGCGACAGAACCGGCAATCGCATTGATCAAAAAGCTAACGGAAAGACACGGCCCTATTATGTTTCACCAGTCAGGAGGCTGCTGTGACGGCAGCTCGCCGATGTGCTATCCAGAGGGCGACCTTCTCATCGGCAGCCAGGACGTTCTGCTTGGAGAGATTGGCGGCAGCCCCTTCTATATTCATAAAAAACAATATGAATACTGGAAACACACTCAGGTCATCATTGATGTAGTGGATGGCAGAGGGGGCATGTTTTCACTTGAAGGGGTGGAAGGCGTCCGATTCCTGAGCCGGTCCCGTCCCTTTACGGCGGAGGAGATCCGGGAGCTGAATGCAGAGGAGGAGGCCGGGCGTCGTTAG
- a CDS encoding class I SAM-dependent methyltransferase, whose protein sequence is MAMELLNTVQAPLRYTEDDEGITELFPAYRVDLRQAKQNEKFYSAGLVSDWAGLSWKDTGKPYEVKSIAKSKRRYELEHGQMSIKSSWEFFNRSFHEWFVKDVPAELNRSKLELRKHLSRFRFSDVREALGETVRLSLWNYAHRIEDGVWDPRGKRALFEGLDVQKPRILFLGAAEGYEAMQLYAMYPGGEIVMADYDEFCKTDRFGHFPDTYPFLGANPATGNLKVWYKDQMNITYLVEDIRNLNFGKEFDIVLSVGLLEHFPDEQKHEALEWHRKFLKPGGYVIMTTPRLQMKSKLFYTIMADVMNHTYRELMDIRQMGLYVYEGGFDILRHGYIKVHNGIVAKPR, encoded by the coding sequence ATGGCGATGGAATTGCTGAATACGGTTCAAGCCCCTTTGCGTTATACGGAAGATGACGAGGGAATAACAGAACTGTTTCCGGCCTATAGAGTGGATTTGAGGCAAGCAAAACAGAATGAAAAATTTTATAGCGCTGGACTAGTAAGTGATTGGGCAGGCTTATCGTGGAAGGACACCGGAAAACCGTATGAAGTGAAAAGCATAGCGAAGTCAAAGCGCCGTTATGAGCTTGAGCATGGACAGATGTCGATAAAATCCTCATGGGAATTTTTTAACCGTTCTTTTCATGAGTGGTTTGTAAAGGATGTTCCCGCGGAACTTAACCGCAGCAAGCTTGAGCTCAGGAAGCACCTTTCCCGGTTTCGGTTTTCAGACGTCAGGGAGGCGCTTGGGGAAACGGTTCGCTTATCGTTATGGAACTATGCTCACCGGATAGAGGATGGCGTATGGGATCCGAGGGGCAAGCGTGCTCTATTTGAAGGACTGGACGTACAGAAACCGAGAATCCTGTTCCTTGGCGCTGCAGAAGGGTATGAAGCGATGCAGCTTTATGCCATGTATCCGGGCGGCGAAATTGTGATGGCGGACTACGATGAATTCTGCAAAACCGACCGCTTCGGCCACTTTCCGGATACATACCCTTTTCTTGGGGCGAATCCTGCTACTGGAAACCTCAAGGTTTGGTATAAGGATCAAATGAATATTACGTATTTAGTGGAAGATATCAGGAACCTGAATTTCGGAAAAGAGTTTGACATCGTATTAAGTGTCGGACTGCTTGAGCATTTTCCCGATGAACAGAAGCATGAAGCGCTTGAATGGCACAGAAAATTTCTAAAGCCGGGCGGATATGTCATTATGACAACTCCGAGGCTGCAAATGAAATCGAAGCTCTTTTACACCATTATGGCGGATGTAATGAATCATACATACCGGGAGCTGATGGATATCCGGCAGATGGGGCTCTATGTATATGAAGGAGGTTTTGATATCCTCAGGCACGGTTATATAAAAGTGCACAACGGAATTGTAGCCAAACCACGATAA
- a CDS encoding DUF4825 domain-containing protein: MKKMGTTLVALAAAAALLSGCQSSEAKSANHSSINPKVLSAEKTPYVGDNSAVSGIVNKLPGAEHVKKLELETKEKPYGLTVVYGVKDGQDAAPFENSWNPKTSDYLLLNNAAALLILIKNADWAELKIETEQPQTIRVTRAELENLFGSNLASYAANAEKWEKDVVERVKEGDSGIQKFLEGHTRQ, translated from the coding sequence ATGAAGAAGATGGGAACCACTTTGGTTGCCTTAGCGGCTGCAGCGGCACTGCTGTCAGGCTGTCAGTCATCTGAGGCTAAGAGTGCTAATCATTCAAGCATAAATCCGAAAGTGCTTTCTGCAGAAAAAACCCCTTATGTGGGAGATAACAGTGCAGTTAGCGGGATTGTGAACAAGCTTCCCGGGGCAGAGCATGTCAAAAAACTGGAGCTAGAAACGAAGGAAAAACCATACGGGCTGACAGTTGTATATGGGGTGAAGGATGGACAGGATGCAGCACCATTTGAAAACAGCTGGAATCCGAAAACAAGTGATTATCTATTGCTTAACAATGCTGCAGCCCTCTTGATTCTCATTAAAAATGCGGATTGGGCGGAGCTGAAGATTGAAACCGAACAGCCGCAGACTATCAGGGTAACGAGGGCGGAGCTTGAAAACCTGTTCGGATCGAATTTAGCCAGCTACGCAGCCAATGCTGAGAAATGGGAGAAGGATGTTGTGGAGCGTGTGAAGGAAGGGGATTCAGGCATTCAGAAATTTTTAGAAGGCCATACAAGGCAATAG
- a CDS encoding oligopeptide transporter, OPT family, whose amino-acid sequence MSDDSKQRDKFVPYVPSSKSLPELTVTAIVLGIILAVVFGAANAYLGLRIGLTVSASIPAAVISMAILRGLFRRNSILENNIVQTMTTAGEAVGAGAVFTLPALFLWDVDVSQGLIIFVVLTGGFLGVFMMVPLRQLLIVREHEILPYPEGTACAEVLKSGEEGGNSAKLIGLGLLIGGAFKALGDGFKLFKTEVETGITNFKNAVIGIDTLPALLGVGYIIGPRVAGQMLGGGLLAWIVLIPAIGFFGGGSDAAIFPAEAPISELDAWGIWEGYIRYIGAGAVAVAGLITLVKSLPTLFSSAFATFKGVRDNRGNLKAAPIRTEQDIPMKYVLLGILALVLIIAFVPVTHIGIIGAVAIAIFGFLFVSVASRIVGVVGSSSSPVSGMTIATLLIVTVVYKATGFSGMDGMVAALLVAAIICTALAVAGDISQDLKTGYIVGGTPWKQQVAMMIGVVASGSLIGFILILMDNAYTMGSADLPAPKAALMKILAEGVLGGDLPWDLIFIGAAIAVTLEFFGMNSLVVAVGIYLPVHVSTPIMIGGFVRFFIEKFSKNKEVLAERTDRGTLFASGLIAGEALIGVVIAILLYFEVNIPENALFPSALLPFILFLLLAVLLWYVSFKGSKKRV is encoded by the coding sequence TTGTCAGATGATTCAAAACAACGTGATAAATTTGTTCCTTACGTTCCTTCATCAAAATCATTGCCGGAACTGACGGTAACCGCTATTGTTCTTGGTATTATCTTAGCGGTCGTGTTTGGTGCAGCGAATGCTTATCTTGGACTTCGGATTGGTTTAACCGTATCCGCTTCTATTCCTGCTGCGGTTATTTCAATGGCGATTCTGAGAGGTTTATTCAGAAGGAATTCCATACTTGAAAACAACATTGTTCAGACGATGACAACAGCTGGTGAGGCTGTAGGGGCCGGAGCGGTATTCACCCTTCCTGCGCTATTTCTATGGGATGTGGATGTCAGCCAGGGGCTGATTATCTTCGTTGTCCTTACAGGGGGATTCCTCGGGGTATTCATGATGGTTCCCCTTCGTCAGCTTTTGATTGTCAGAGAGCATGAGATTCTGCCGTATCCGGAAGGCACAGCCTGTGCCGAAGTACTCAAATCCGGTGAAGAAGGCGGAAACAGCGCGAAGCTGATCGGACTTGGTCTTTTGATCGGCGGAGCATTTAAAGCTCTTGGAGACGGATTTAAACTGTTTAAAACAGAAGTTGAAACCGGCATTACGAATTTTAAGAATGCTGTCATCGGGATCGATACACTGCCAGCCCTTCTTGGGGTCGGATACATTATCGGACCGCGGGTTGCCGGCCAGATGCTTGGCGGCGGACTTCTTGCCTGGATTGTTTTAATTCCTGCCATCGGATTTTTCGGAGGCGGTTCTGATGCCGCGATTTTCCCTGCCGAAGCTCCAATCAGCGAGTTGGATGCCTGGGGGATCTGGGAAGGATACATCCGCTATATCGGCGCAGGAGCCGTTGCGGTAGCCGGTTTGATTACCTTGGTTAAATCCCTTCCTACCCTTTTCAGCTCTGCATTTGCGACGTTTAAAGGGGTTCGGGATAACAGAGGGAATCTGAAGGCAGCTCCTATCCGGACAGAGCAGGACATTCCGATGAAATATGTTTTACTCGGCATTCTTGCCCTTGTTTTAATTATTGCGTTTGTACCTGTCACTCATATCGGAATCATTGGTGCTGTAGCGATTGCGATATTCGGCTTTTTATTCGTTTCGGTTGCTTCCCGTATTGTCGGAGTCGTCGGAAGCTCCTCTTCACCCGTTTCAGGAATGACAATCGCGACACTGCTAATTGTTACGGTCGTGTATAAAGCAACCGGCTTCTCCGGGATGGACGGAATGGTTGCTGCGCTTTTAGTAGCGGCTATCATTTGTACAGCCCTTGCTGTAGCAGGGGATATCTCTCAGGATTTAAAAACGGGTTACATCGTTGGCGGAACTCCATGGAAGCAGCAGGTTGCGATGATGATTGGTGTCGTTGCATCCGGTTCCCTGATCGGATTTATTCTAATCTTGATGGATAATGCATACACAATGGGTTCAGCGGATCTTCCTGCTCCGAAAGCGGCCCTAATGAAGATTCTTGCAGAAGGTGTGCTTGGAGGAGATCTTCCATGGGATCTGATCTTTATCGGAGCGGCAATTGCCGTTACGCTTGAGTTCTTTGGAATGAATTCTCTTGTTGTGGCGGTTGGGATTTACCTGCCTGTTCACGTAAGTACTCCGATTATGATCGGCGGATTCGTTCGCTTCTTTATTGAAAAATTCTCGAAGAACAAAGAAGTTCTTGCAGAACGGACAGACCGCGGAACACTGTTTGCCTCCGGTCTGATTGCAGGAGAGGCTTTGATTGGTGTGGTCATTGCCATCCTTCTTTATTTCGAAGTAAACATTCCGGAGAATGCTCTATTCCCAAGTGCCCTGCTTCCGTTTATCCTATTCCTTCTCTTAGCGGTACTGCTCTGGTACGTATCGTTTAAAGGAAGCAAAAAGCGTGTTTAA
- a CDS encoding PH domain-containing protein, whose translation MFGKVASDMLGLSDIGSVIKPADYDKVDADDYILHEENERIFFLIKSKADEYCFTNRALVHLDGASAASKKRTLRRLEYRTNQISDVFLETAGTVDLDVEIKFKMGSTAYSIDVHKKHLEELKDLYKALIKIAEINRESKQALDYAKQSLQMASTTLGNMRSTEGSLSEEFKKVNQTAFSWLMDTKKQYSIKDFGYVFEKYINN comes from the coding sequence ATGTTTGGAAAAGTAGCATCAGATATGCTGGGGCTCAGCGATATTGGAAGTGTCATCAAACCTGCGGATTACGACAAAGTAGATGCAGATGATTACATTCTGCATGAGGAGAATGAACGCATTTTCTTTTTGATTAAATCGAAAGCCGATGAGTACTGCTTTACAAACCGGGCACTCGTACATTTGGACGGAGCCAGTGCAGCGAGCAAAAAACGGACACTCCGCCGGCTTGAGTACCGTACCAACCAGATTTCCGACGTGTTCTTGGAAACAGCGGGAACGGTGGATCTCGACGTGGAAATCAAGTTTAAGATGGGCAGCACGGCTTACTCCATTGATGTACATAAAAAACATTTGGAAGAGCTGAAGGATCTGTACAAAGCACTCATTAAAATTGCGGAGATTAACCGTGAAAGCAAGCAGGCTCTTGACTATGCAAAACAGAGTCTGCAAATGGCCTCCACGACACTCGGCAATATGAGAAGCACAGAAGGCAGCCTGTCCGAAGAGTTCAAGAAAGTAAATCAGACGGCCTTCTCTTGGCTGATGGATACGAAAAAGCAATACAGTATTAAAGACTTCGGCTATGTGTTTGAGAAATATATTAATAACTGA
- a CDS encoding PqqD family peptide modification chaperone: MFNKKKERNLLELVPLLADHVELQTKEDGKGILNVQRSNWVERFSIRFLKQPAVRSIQLDEYGTYALSQMKDGATVADLAQRMSTHFGEDAEPVLPRLTKFIQILESQEWLIWKNE; this comes from the coding sequence GTGTTTAATAAGAAAAAAGAGAGGAACCTGCTTGAATTGGTTCCTCTTCTTGCGGACCATGTCGAGCTGCAGACGAAGGAAGACGGCAAAGGGATTCTTAACGTTCAGCGCTCAAACTGGGTGGAACGGTTCTCGATCCGATTTTTAAAACAGCCTGCCGTCAGAAGCATTCAACTTGATGAGTATGGCACATACGCCCTTTCGCAAATGAAGGATGGCGCTACAGTAGCAGATTTGGCTCAAAGAATGAGTACTCATTTTGGTGAAGATGCTGAACCCGTACTCCCGCGGCTGACGAAATTCATCCAGATTTTAGAATCACAAGAATGGCTGATATGGAAAAATGAATAA